A single window of Nicotiana sylvestris chromosome 3, ASM39365v2, whole genome shotgun sequence DNA harbors:
- the LOC104239391 gene encoding uncharacterized protein yields the protein MDNVLIWNVRSVNTQKAFQRLIKLHRKYNFYLIGLETWQDIDQLEIYRRSLDIKTVVANVNGKIWAFIDEDIDVEVLYDMEQQLNLKLFHRVLGKHLIVTLVYAKCTALERIELWESLYHLASDMMIPWLVGGDFNVILSEEEKYGGLPVSNNEVADFAYCVDTCALYDVGFKGSLYTWWNGRSDDACIFKRIDRYLAIQQFQDMFPSLEVEQLIKYGSDHAPLVFSCNVNTVKVKKSFKFLNLWIENTSFIEVVRDNWKTDDGCPSPTYQTPLSMRLRYKLE from the coding sequence ATGGATAATGTCTTAATTTGGAATGTGAGGTCAGTGAACACTCAAAAAGCTTTTCAAAGATTAATTAAACTCCATAGGAAGTATAATTTTTATCTGATTGGGTTGGAGACTTGGCAAGACATAGATCAACTTGAGATATATAGAAGAAGCCTGGACATAAAAACTGTGGTTGCTAATGTGAATGGAAAAATCTGGGCTTTCATAGATGAAGATATTGATGTAGAGGTGTTGTATGACATGGAACAACAACTGAATCTTAAGTTATTCCATAGAGTACTAGGTAAACATTTGATTGTGACACTAGTGTATGCTAAGTGTACTGCTTTAGAAAGAATTGAACTATGGGAATCACTGTATCATTTAGCTTCAGACATGATGATTCCTTGGCTAGTAGGAGGTGATTTTAATGTCATTTTATCTGAGGAAGAGAAGTATGGTGGATTGCCAGTATCTAACAATGAAGTAGCAGACTTTGCATATTGTGTTGATACTTGTGCACTGTATGATGTTGGCTTCAAAGGAAGCTTGTACACATGGTGGAATGGAAGATCAGATGATGCATGTATTTTCAAAAGGATAGATAGATATCTAGCTATCCAACAATTTCAAGACATGTTTCCATCATTAGAAGTAGAGCAACTTATCAAATATGGCTCAGACCATGCCCCTTTGGTGTTCTCTTGCAATGTTAACACAGTAAAGGTGAAGAAGTCCTTTAAATTCTTGAATTTATGGATTGAAAACACATCATTCATAGAGGTGGTAAGAGACAATTGGAAGACAGACGatgggtgcccgagtcctacctatcaaacacccctaagcatgcgtctaagatataaactcgaataa